One window of Pieris napi chromosome 14, ilPieNapi1.2, whole genome shotgun sequence genomic DNA carries:
- the LOC125056291 gene encoding uncharacterized protein LOC125056291 isoform X2, producing the protein MADTKVNIAKRGYAKMSITKIHNALLSDVKQTLAALKNLEEPVDSWSSLLVCVLVRKLDNLTRSAFQMERDNKCLPTVGELLGYLERRALSLENDSVPNKQPQPLRLTSIVVTAPASTSCTYCKSPHKLFQCPNFKMAAPTKRLEFVLANKLCKICLSFHKRNCKYHFKCGECKKPHNTLLHQTDQQPSSPSVSLLSSAPRGQVLLPTARVKLISQTGTIIYARALLDSASQVSFITEKLALILGKVPDNNASIIIGITNTEQTVNLQINLDVHSIVYPYKVNVNCHIVKTITTKLPQAPIDTSNLTFPANCNLADATFNMPGDVHVLLGADVFFQALLPLHESISNEGPAKTGSTISEQPSIIHT; encoded by the exons ATGGCCGACACAAAAGTTAATATTGCAAAAAGGGGTTATGCAAAGATGTCTATTACTAAAATTCATAATGCACTATTATCAG ACGTTAAACAGACACTCGCAGCTTTAAAAAACCTCGAGGAGCCCGTTGACAGCTGGAGCAGCTTGCTTGTGTGTGTTCTAGTGAGGAAGTTAGACAACCTTACACGCTCTGCATTCCAGATGGAGAGAGACAACAAGTGTTTACCCACAGTAGGGGAGCTTTTAGGTTACCTGGAACGTCGAGCATTGTCATTGGAAAACGACTCCGTTCCCAACAAGCAACCTCAACCCCTACGGTTGACTAGTATTGTAGTAACTGCACCTGCTTCTACCTCCTGCACCTATTGTAAGTCTCCGCACAAGCTTTTCCAATgtccaaattttaaaatggcaGCACCCACAAAACGTCTAGAGTTTGTATTAGCAAATAAGCTGTGCAAAATATGTCTGTCTTTCCATAAACGCAACtgtaaatatcattttaaGTGTGGTGAATGCAAAAAGCCTCATAACACATTACTGCATCAAACAGATCAACAGCCATCGAGCCCATCTGTCAGTTTGTTATCGAGCGCTCCTCGGGGACAAGTGCTTTTGCCTACTGCTAGAGTTAAGCTTATTTCCCAGACAGGCACGATTATTTACGCACGAGCACTATTGGACAGTGCCTCACAAGTATCATTCATCACTGAGAAACTTGCCCTTATATTAGGCAAGGTTCCCGACAACAATGCATCAATTATAATTGGCATTACCAACACTGAGCAAACAGTTAACTTGCAAATAAACCTTGATGTACACTCTATAGTATATCCATATAAGGTCAATGTTAATTGTCATATTGTTAAAACGATAACCACAAAGTTGCCTCAAGCACCTATCGACACTTCCAATCTAACATTTCCAGCTAACTGCAATCTAGCTGACGCTACCTTTAATATGCCTGGTGATGTGCATGTATTGTTGGGAGCTGATGTCTTTTTCCAGGCCCTGTTGCCACTCCATGAGTCAATAAGTAACGAGGGTCCTGCAAAAACGGGCTCAACAATCTCCGAGCAACCATCTATAATTCACACATGA
- the LOC125056291 gene encoding uncharacterized protein LOC125056291 isoform X1, producing the protein MPIKVPLHQINLELGESFHLAYKRFLNLEKKLHKNTNLFHEYKKFIDEYIELNHGEYININSYNLSKDPIYFLPHHAVIKENARSTKLRAVFDGSMRTNKRISLNDLLLNGPVVQKDLLETLIAFRLGTFFFICDIRRMFRCIRLDPSQRSLQNILWRESPDEDIKCIQLSTVTYGLKSSSYLATRCLIELANRYKEQFPLASSILINNTYVDDVLVNNNNKQVLLKMQTELVELLALGGFQLHKWASNCDSVLKNVQNNNFNQESEVDLSKTETSVKTLGIEFVINDDTFTSSCPEPYTSVNDSKRDILSYFSKFYDPLGLIGPIFVRAKVIMQKLWASNTDWDSPPPQDIRQMWIEFVRDLSQMEPLSVPRCAIANNCEVIQLLGFADASSVAYGCCLYLRSIDTQGNVHIQLLCSKSRINPLNKRLTTPRLELNAVLLLTKLTVKVLNALSANNIKCDNTYLFSDSQIVLAWLKIDFAKLQTYVANRVRVITELSHNYHWLYVNTDENPADCLSRGLHPNELKANNMWLYGPSFLRDKDYKFYLKSEIVTQLPELKQNITRAVCVKVTAIDCDVYEKLKKFSSINKMTRVLAYILRFCTNINPNKNNKIKGFLSTKELNKALMLIINNEQHIYYASDIKSLQVHNRVDSNLKPLTPFIDKDGIIRVGGRLQNASIPYSSQHPAILPKESVITALIIKDEHIKLLHASQKLLLSSIRQRFWIIDGLRTIKKIIHKCVTCCRLKAAAAAQLMGSLPTQRVNACRVFEKIGIDFAGPVSVKNSRIRKPTIGKGYIVLFVCFVTKAIHLELASDLTTDTFLACFKRFIARRNLPSDVHCDNGSTFKGARNQLDELYRLHASRSHQCEVQSFAAARGINFHFIPSYSPIFGGLWESGVKSVKYHLKRVVGKALLTYEQLNTVLVEIEGVLNSRPLTAVTADPNDLNYLSPGHFLTGAPLNSYPEHNMSDTPTNLLKFWSITVSMKQNFWKYWSKHYLCLLQSRPKWRDVSSNVKIGSLVILRSDNSPPLHWPMARVSNIFPGKDGQVRTVEVTLSNGHVHNRALSKICLLPIDS; encoded by the coding sequence ATGCCTATTAAAGTCCCGTTACATCAAATAAACTTAGAACTGGGAGAATCATTTCACTTAGCCTATAAACGATTTCTTAATTTGGAAaagaaattacataaaaacacaaaCCTTTTCCACGAATACAAAAAGTTTATCGATgaatatattgaattaaatcaTGGTGagtacattaatataaatagctATAATTTATCGAAAGATCCTATTTACTTTCTCCCTCACCATGCTGTAATTAAAGAGAATGCTCGTTCTACAAAATTAAGAGCAGTATTCGACGGTTCAATGCGTACGAACAAAAGAATTTCATTGAACGATCTGTTACTCAATGGCCCTGTAGTACAGAAAGATTTATTAGAAACACTTATAGCTTTCAGATTAGGAACCTTTTTCTTTATCTGCGATATACGTAGGATGTTTAGGTGCATTAGATTAGATCCTAGTCAACGTTCACTTCAAAACATATTATGGCGCGAATCACCAGATGAAGACATCAAGTGCATACAGCTGTCTACTGTCACTTATGGTCTAAAGTCGTCATCTTATTTAGCCACTCGTTGCCTGATTGAACTTGCCAATAGATATAAGGAACAATTTCCATTAGCATcctctattttaattaataacaccTACGTCGACGATgtattagttaataataataacaagcaagtattattaaaaatgcagACTGAATTAGTAGAGTTACTTGCTCTGGGAGGATTTCAGCTCCACAAGTGGGCTTCCAACTGTGACTCAGTACtcaaaaatgtacaaaataataatttcaaccAAGAAAGCGAGGTTGATTTAAGCAAAACTGAAACATCTGTAAAAACTTTAGGTATTGAATTCGTTATTAATGATGATACCTTTACAAGCTCATGTCCTGAACCTTACACTAGTGTAAATGATAGCAAGAGAGACATACTTAGCTATTTTAGTAAGTTCTATGATCCACTAGGGTTAATCGGTCCAATTTTTGTTCGTGCAAAGGTAATCATGCAAAAACTGTGGGCTTCTAATACAGATTGGGACTCTCCTCCCCCACAAGACATACGTCAGATGTGGATAGAATTTGTTAGGGACTTGTCACAGATGGAACCTTTAAGTGTACCTCGATGTGCCATAGCTAATAATTGTGAAGTCATTCAATTATTAGGTTTTGCCGACGCATCCTCAGTTGCATATGGCTGCTGCTTGTATTTGCGTTCTATTGACACACAAGGCAATGTACACATCCAATTGTTATGTTCGAAATCTAGAATTAATCCATTAAATAAAAGGCTTACTACTCCCAGGCTAGAATTAAATGCAGTCTTGCTTCTTACGAAATTAACTGTAAAGGTACTCAATGCATTAAGTgccaataatataaaatgtgataATACTTACCTATTTTCAGACTCACAAATAGTTTTAGCATGGCTCAAAATAGATTTCGCGAAACTACAGACCTATGTCGCGAATAGAGTAAGAGTAATAACAGAGCTCTCTCATAATTATCACTGGTTATATGTAAATACTGATGAGAATCCTGCAGATTGTCTCAGTAGAGGCCTTCATCCTAATGAACTTAAGGCTAATAACATGTGGTTGTATGGCCCATCCTTCTTACGTGATaaagattataaattttatttgaagtcAGAGATAGTGACACAATTACCCGAacttaaacaaaacattacaAGGGCAGTATGTGTCAAAGTAACAGCCATTGATTGTGATGTATATGAAAAGTTAAAGAAATTTTccagtattaataaaatgactcGTGTACTTGCCTATATACTTAGATtttgtacaaatattaatcctaacaaaaacaacaaaattaaagGATTTTTATCAACCAAAGAGCTAAATAAAGCactaatgttaattataaataatgaacaaCACATATACTATGCGAGTGATATTAAATCTTTACAAGTTCACAATCGAGTAGATAGCAATTTAAAACCTCTGACACCGTTCATAGATAAAGATGGCATTATAAGAGTAGGCGGACGTTTACAAAACGCATCAATCCCCTACTCTAGCCAACATCCTGCCATATTGCCAAAGGAATCAGTGATAACAGCCTTGATAATTAAAGATGAACACATTAAGCTATTACATGCCAgtcaaaaactattattaagcTCTATTAGGCAGAGATTTTGGATCATTGATGGTctaagaacaataaaaaaaattattcacaaatGTGTAACCTGTTGCAGATTGAAAGCCGCTGCTGCAGCTCAGCTGATGGGTTCCTTGCCTACGCAACGCGTAAACGCGTGCCGcgtctttgaaaaaattgGTATTGACTTCGCTGGGCCAGTTTCGGTAAAAAATAGCCGCATTCGAAAGCCAACTATAGGCAAAGGTTACATTGTATTGTTTGTATGTTTCGTCACTAAAGCTATTCATCTAGAGCTAGCCTCAGATTTGACAACCGATACTTTTCTCGCATGCTTTAAACGATTCATTGCGAGACGAAACCTGCCCAGCGACGTCCACTGTGATAACGGCTCGACGTTCAAAGGGGCAAGGAACCAATTAGATGAACTGTATCGCTTGCACGCTTCTCGAAGTCACCAATGCGAAGTACAATCCTTCGCGGCTGCTAGAGGAATCAATTTCCACTTTATACCTAGTTACAGCCCGATATTTGGTGGACTTTGGGAAAGCGGTGTAAAAAGCGTGAAATATCACTTGAAACGTGTAGTAGGCAAGGCGTTACTCACGTATGAGCAACTCAATACTGTTCTAGTAGAAATAGAGGGCGTTCTTAATTCTAGACCGCTCACCGCAGTTACTGCCGACCCAAATGACCTCAATTACCTCTCTCCAGGTCATTTTCTGACAGGAGCACCTCTTAATTCTTATCCAGAACACAATATGTCAGATACACCaactaatttacttaaattttggTCTATAACCGTAAGTATGAAACAAAACTTTTGGAAATATTGGAGTAAACATTATTTGTGTCTTTTACAAAGCAGGCCCAAATGGCGTGACGTTTCTTCTAACGTAAAAATTGGTAGCTTGGTCATATTACGTAGTGATAATAGTCCTCCTTTGCATTGGCCTATGGCTCGTGTGTCCAATATCTTTCCAGGGAAAGATGGCCAGGTTAGAACTGTCGAAGTTACTCTTTCAAACGGTCATGTTCACAATAGGGCAttatcaaaaatatgtttgctACCTATCGATTCATAA